A genome region from Deinococcus betulae includes the following:
- a CDS encoding VOC family protein, giving the protein MTLITGLDHVLLEMPAGGEPAARAFYSGLLGLQEVPKPVALQARGGVWFALPDGRQVHLGVTPDFVPRLKGHLALRCRNLAAFAAHCAAQGVPTRADAEGGVPRVFLHDPFGNRLEVLEG; this is encoded by the coding sequence ATGACCCTCATCACTGGACTAGACCATGTGCTGCTGGAAATGCCTGCGGGCGGCGAGCCGGCGGCGCGTGCGTTTTACAGCGGCCTGCTGGGCCTTCAGGAGGTGCCCAAACCTGTCGCCTTGCAGGCGCGGGGCGGCGTCTGGTTTGCCCTACCTGACGGGCGCCAGGTGCATCTGGGCGTGACACCGGACTTCGTGCCGCGTCTCAAGGGGCACCTGGCTTTGCGGTGCCGGAACCTGGCGGCCTTTGCCGCGCACTGCGCTGCCCAGGGCGTGCCCACCCGCGCCGATGCCGAAGGCGGCGTGCCGCGCGTGTTCCTCCACGACCCTTTTGGCAACCGGCTGGAAGTGCTTGAGGGCTGA
- a CDS encoding GGDEF domain-containing protein, translating into MMAAPSPVPPPLQGRVGRVKGWALRLMFVGGGLGALLTLLLPTHQAPDLWAGRVLFLLTALCGLGAAALTWRQPGVLRSERFDTLFMLLGNFCTLTSALGETLLFGSHFAAQVALWPMVFAAGFLSRALLRWQVALSLLTLGLLASTRQLLLPGAERWWLEAVVQAVPVVVTGLTVSFFRRAAEDEAQELLHLGRTDPLTGLLNRRALHAEFEGSLTRVPAGHRVAVVMLDLDHFKAINDRHGHRVGDEVLRCFAGVLRAHADTHDLLVRVGGEEFVWLTAGPTLEGVLHRVEQARAAHTAHPDGRAVTVSAGVAHGEVAEVEGSHLQLLLDRADAALYAAKAAGRNGVQVHGLAAP; encoded by the coding sequence ATGATGGCCGCCCCCAGCCCGGTGCCGCCGCCTCTTCAGGGGCGCGTGGGCCGCGTCAAGGGCTGGGCGCTGCGCCTGATGTTCGTGGGCGGCGGCCTGGGCGCGCTGCTGACCCTGCTGCTGCCGACCCACCAGGCACCGGACCTGTGGGCAGGCCGGGTCCTGTTTCTGCTGACCGCCCTGTGTGGGCTTGGGGCGGCGGCACTGACCTGGCGACAGCCGGGTGTGCTGCGTAGCGAACGCTTTGACACCCTGTTCATGCTGCTGGGCAACTTCTGCACCCTGACCTCCGCGCTGGGCGAGACGCTGCTGTTCGGCAGCCACTTCGCCGCGCAGGTGGCGCTGTGGCCGATGGTCTTTGCCGCCGGCTTCCTGAGCCGCGCGCTGCTGCGCTGGCAGGTGGCCCTGAGCCTGCTGACGCTGGGCTTGCTGGCCAGCACGCGCCAGCTGCTGCTGCCGGGCGCCGAGCGCTGGTGGCTGGAAGCCGTCGTGCAGGCGGTGCCGGTGGTGGTCACGGGTCTGACCGTCAGTTTCTTTCGCCGCGCCGCCGAGGACGAGGCCCAGGAACTGCTGCACCTGGGCCGCACCGACCCCCTGACTGGCCTGCTGAACCGCCGGGCACTGCACGCCGAGTTCGAGGGCTCGCTGACGCGCGTGCCAGCCGGACACCGGGTTGCGGTCGTCATGCTGGACCTGGACCACTTCAAGGCCATCAACGACCGCCATGGGCACCGGGTCGGGGACGAGGTGCTGCGCTGCTTTGCCGGGGTGCTGCGGGCGCACGCCGACACCCACGACCTCCTGGTGCGGGTAGGCGGCGAGGAGTTCGTGTGGCTGACCGCCGGGCCGACACTCGAAGGCGTGCTGCACCGTGTGGAGCAGGCGCGCGCCGCCCACACTGCCCACCCCGATGGCCGCGCGGTCACCGTGAGCGCTGGTGTGGCCCACGGCGAGGTGGCCGAGGTGGAGGGCAGCCACCTGCAACTGCTGTTGGACCGGGCCGACGCAGCCCTGTACGCCGCCAAAGCGGCCGGCCGCAACGGCGTGCAGGTGCATGGTCTGGCCGCACCCTGA
- the paaZ gene encoding phenylacetic acid degradation bifunctional protein PaaZ: MTQSTLPELLRPASYVYGTWHSNPDGQTLVDAVYGRPVAVISSEGIDFAQALAYGRQQASALRRLTFHQRARALKALGTYLMERKEAYYELSALTGATRRDSWVDIEGGIGTLFSYASVARRDLPDERFWPDGKVERLGREGTFVGRHLLVPREGVTVQINAFNFPVWGMLEKFAPSFIAGMPSLVKPAPQTAYVTERVVRDMLASGLLPEGALQLVTGDPGDLLDHVEEQDVVAFTGSAATAAKLRVHPNVVARNVPFNTEADSLNASVLGLSVKPEDPEFALFVREVAREMTGKAGQKCTAIRRAIVPGHLVEAVTEGLRRELAKVTLGDPARDDVRMGALVSVEQRERVRETLVRLQQEARIVISGEAQLLGGDREKGAFLDPTVLLCDSPLTAKGPHELEAFGPVATLLPYESLDDAVQLAKLGRGSLAGSIVTHDRAEATELVLGMASTHGRLLVLNRENAKENTGHGSPLPQLNHGGPGRAGGGSELGGLSAVRHHMNRLAVQADPTTLAAITHEYVPGAQVQEDGTHPFRKTFDEIEVGDSLLTHRRTVTEADIVNFANVSGDHFYAHVDEIGAREGIFGKRVAHGYFLLSAAAGQFVWPAPGPVLANYGLEGLRFIEPVGIGDTIRTRLTCKRKIRKDLRPDETRPTGVVEWRAEITNQDGALVATYDILTLVERARDEFDPPADTLSA, from the coding sequence ATGACCCAATCCACCCTTCCCGAACTTCTTCGCCCCGCCTCTTACGTTTATGGGACGTGGCACAGCAATCCCGACGGGCAAACCCTCGTGGACGCCGTGTATGGCCGCCCCGTCGCCGTCATTTCCTCGGAAGGCATTGACTTCGCCCAGGCGCTGGCCTACGGGCGGCAACAGGCATCGGCGCTGCGGCGCCTGACCTTTCACCAGCGGGCGCGCGCGCTGAAGGCCCTGGGCACCTACCTGATGGAGCGCAAGGAAGCCTATTACGAACTCAGCGCCCTGACCGGCGCGACCCGCCGCGACTCCTGGGTGGATATCGAGGGCGGCATTGGCACCCTGTTTTCCTACGCGTCCGTGGCACGGCGCGACCTGCCCGACGAGCGCTTCTGGCCCGACGGCAAGGTCGAGCGCCTGGGCCGGGAAGGCACCTTTGTGGGCCGCCACCTGCTCGTGCCGCGCGAGGGCGTGACCGTGCAGATCAACGCCTTTAACTTTCCGGTGTGGGGCATGCTGGAAAAGTTTGCGCCCAGCTTCATTGCCGGGATGCCCAGCCTGGTCAAGCCTGCGCCGCAAACGGCGTATGTCACCGAGCGCGTGGTGCGCGACATGCTGGCCTCGGGGCTGCTGCCCGAAGGGGCGCTGCAGCTCGTGACCGGCGACCCCGGCGACCTGCTGGACCATGTCGAGGAGCAGGATGTGGTGGCCTTTACCGGCTCGGCGGCCACGGCGGCCAAGCTGCGGGTTCACCCCAATGTGGTGGCGCGCAACGTGCCGTTTAACACCGAGGCCGACAGCCTGAACGCTTCGGTGCTCGGCCTGAGCGTCAAGCCTGAGGACCCCGAATTTGCACTGTTCGTACGTGAGGTCGCCCGCGAGATGACCGGCAAGGCAGGCCAGAAATGCACCGCCATTCGCCGGGCCATCGTGCCGGGTCATCTGGTGGAGGCCGTGACCGAGGGGCTGCGCCGCGAGCTGGCCAAAGTGACCCTGGGCGACCCCGCCCGCGACGACGTGCGCATGGGCGCCCTGGTCAGCGTGGAGCAGCGCGAGCGGGTGCGCGAGACCCTCGTCAGGTTGCAGCAGGAAGCCCGCATCGTCATCAGCGGCGAGGCCCAGCTGCTGGGGGGCGACCGCGAGAAGGGCGCCTTCCTGGACCCCACGGTGCTGCTGTGCGACTCGCCGCTGACCGCGAAAGGACCGCATGAACTTGAAGCCTTCGGGCCAGTGGCGACCCTGCTGCCCTACGAGTCGCTGGACGACGCTGTTCAGCTGGCCAAACTGGGGCGCGGCTCGCTGGCAGGCAGCATAGTCACGCACGACCGCGCCGAGGCCACCGAGCTGGTGCTGGGAATGGCCAGCACCCACGGCCGCCTGCTGGTCCTGAACCGCGAGAACGCCAAGGAGAACACTGGCCACGGCTCACCGTTGCCGCAGCTCAACCACGGCGGCCCCGGCCGGGCGGGCGGCGGCTCGGAACTGGGCGGGCTCTCGGCGGTGCGCCATCACATGAACCGGCTGGCGGTGCAGGCCGACCCCACCACCCTGGCGGCCATCACGCACGAATATGTGCCCGGCGCGCAGGTGCAGGAGGACGGCACCCACCCCTTCCGCAAGACCTTCGACGAGATTGAGGTGGGCGACAGCCTCCTGACCCACCGCCGCACCGTGACCGAGGCCGACATCGTGAACTTCGCCAATGTGTCGGGCGACCACTTTTACGCCCATGTGGACGAGATTGGCGCGCGCGAGGGCATCTTTGGCAAGCGGGTGGCGCACGGCTACTTCCTGCTGTCGGCCGCTGCCGGGCAGTTCGTGTGGCCCGCACCAGGGCCAGTGCTGGCGAACTACGGCCTGGAAGGGCTGCGGTTTATAGAGCCAGTGGGCATCGGCGACACCATCCGCACCCGCCTCACCTGCAAGCGCAAGATTCGCAAGGACCTGCGCCCAGATGAAACCCGCCCGACAGGCGTGGTGGAGTGGCGAGCGGAAATCACCAACCAGGATGGCGCGCTGGTCGCCACCTACGACATCCTGACGCTGGTGGAGCGCGCGCGCGACGAGTTTGATCCGCCTGCTGACACGCTAAGCGCCTGA